In a genomic window of Glycine max cultivar Williams 82 chromosome 13, Glycine_max_v4.0, whole genome shotgun sequence:
- the LOC100775403 gene encoding uncharacterized protein, with product MNMSDIISCFNENAVNVSHSSCSSYSNNACISPTSVTPSSQNSVSSVYKTTLSNQKQLLITVTWCKSHSNQGLTITFGEENNNPLAPSFRLNTNSRFFRKKKGSKVLESEDSKVEVFWDLSKAKYGTGPEPVEGFYVAILVDAEIGLALGEDVTKKFKTKTLLGNVSLLSRREHCSGNAVYATKAQFCDTGTRHDILIRCSGENEGLKAPALSVCIDKKTVIRVKRLQWNFRGNHTIFVDGLLVDLLWDVHNWFFNPASGYAVFMFRTRSGLDSRLWLEEKIAQKDKDRVEFSLLIYACKNT from the coding sequence ATGAATATGTCAGATATAATATCTTGTTTCAACGAGAACGCAGTGAATGTGTCACACTCTTCATGTTCTAGCTACTCAAACAACGCTTGCATATCTCCAACTAGTGTCACACCTTCATCTCAAAATTCAGTGTCTTCTGTCTACAAAACCACCCTCTCAAACCAAAAGCAGCTTCTGATCACAGTCACGTGGTGCAAGAGCCACTCCAACCAAGGACTCACCATAACCTTCGGCGAAGAGAACAACAACCCTTTGGCACCATCTTTCAGACTCAACACCAATTCACGCTTTTtcaggaaaaagaaaggaagcaaAGTGTTGGAATCCGAAGACTCAAAAGTTGAAGTCTTCTGGGATCTTTCAAAGGCCAAGTATGGCACTGGCCCTGAACCTGTTGAAGGGTTTTACGTGGCGATTCTCGTTGATGCAGAAATAGGCCTTGCTCTTGGTGAAGATGTGACCAAGAAGTTCAAAACAAAGACCCTTTTGGGAAATGTTTCGCTGTTATCACGGCGTGAGCATTGCTCCGGTAACGCGGTCTACGCCACCAAGGCTCAGTTTTGTGACACTGGAACTCGGCATGACATTTTGATCAGATGCAGTGGCGAGAATGAAGGACTCAAGGCTCCTGCTTTGTCTGTTTGCATCGATAAGAAGACGGTGATTCGTGTGAAGAGGCTGCAGTGGAATTTCAGGGGAAACCACACGATTTTCGTCGATGGGTTGCTTGTGGATTTGCTTTGGGATGTTCATAACTGGTTTTTCAATCCTGCTTCTGGGTATGCTGTGTTCATGTTCAGGACCAGGAGTGGCTTGGATAGCAGATTGTGGTTAGAGGAGAAGATTGCACAGAAAGATAAAGATAGAGTTGAATTCTCCTTGTTGATCTATGCCTGTAAGAACACATGA